Part of the Synechococcales cyanobacterium T60_A2020_003 genome is shown below.
AGCATCGGTTTCCCCATACACATACAGATCGCGACTGGCTTCTAGGTTAAGCCGTGTTCGTTGACGAAGCGCTTCCAAGGGAACAGATACTGATCCTAAAATGCGCTTTTGTCTGAACGCTTGGAGCGATCGCACATCCAGGATGGTTAGAGCGGGTTCACCCCAATCTAGACGGCTTTTTAGCTCATGAACGCTGGCCTGCTCATGAAATTCGGGAGGGATCGGAACAGGCGTTTTGCTAACGACATTCAAAACCTTGTCTTTTGCGTTACCGATCGTGTTCTGCATGTCAATCATAAAATCAAATCAAATGTGCCTGTATTGCGTCTCTTGCACCCTAGCAATCGCCCATAACAATCAGGCTCTATCGCCTGGGAGAATAGACGCAAATACCTTCCTTCCGGCTGAACCTCAGGGGAGCTAACGATGTTTTTACTCATCACAATGGCATAGCATAAGCCCGATAGTACCAGTAAAAACCTGCACCGCCTACCAGGGCAGCGCAGGGTAAAATCTGGTTTTCAGCTTTGTTGAGTTAACGGCCTTCTTAAACCCGTTCTTCCTACGTCCTGCCTTACTGAGGCAATTCAGTCAGTTGATCACTGATCGTGGTGCGACCCACCTGGGTGGGAGGAGCATTGCGCTCGGCCAGGATCGCAGGTTCTAGCGCTTCGATCGCTTGAACATACTGGGGATCGGCCAGCGTAGCGAGTAAGTCTGGATTGGTCGATAAGCGCTGACGATCGGTCGCGGTCAGTGAAATTGGAATATCAGGCGTAATACCAAGGTGGCTAATGTCCGTTCCATTCGGGGTGTAGTAGTGAGCCACCGTAACGGCAATGCCAGCCCCATCCGTCAACGAGTGAACAGACTGAACTAATGCCTTGCCATAGGTTTGCGTCCCAACAACCACAGCGCGATCGTTGTCCATTAAGGCTCCAGTCAAAATCTCGCTGGAGCTTGCAGAGCGGTTATCTACCAATACAACCAGGGGTTTTTGAGTCAATGCGGTATGGGTGGCCTTCACTTCTTCGCTCGCATTATCCCGATCGACGGTTCGCACAATGGAACCCGAATCGATCCACATCCGCGAAATATCGATACTAGCTTGCAGAAGTCCGCCTGGGTTGCCTCGCAAATCGAGAACAAATCCGTCAACGTTTTGGTTGGAGAGATCTTGGATCGCTTGCCGCATTTGATCGGCGGCGTGGGAGCTGAATTCCCGGAGCTGGATATAGCCAATCTGATATCCATCATCGGACTGTACTCGGTAGCTGACGGACGGCAGTTCAATGCGTTGGCGAACAAGAGTCACCTCAAAAATGTCCTCACCCCGTCCGATTTGCAAATCAACGGACGTTCCTAATTCACCGCGAATGCGATCGGAGGCATCTTGAACGGTCATTCCCTCTGTAGATTGACCATCGATTTGCAAGATGCGATCGCCTGCTTGGAGGTTTGCCGCACTGGCGGGTGAATTAGGGATGGGTTCAACTACGCTTAAAACTTGAGTCTGGGGATCCACCTGAAGTTTGATACCCACCCCGGACAGTTCACCAGAAGTTTGATTCAGCAGCGCTTGATAGTCGCTGGGAGCCATGAAACGAGTGTAGGGATCGTCAAGCTCAGCCAACGCTGCGCGAAGGGCTTCATAGGCGTCTTCTTTGGATGCATAGTCCTGGCTCAGTAGATCTAAACGTACTGTTTGCCAATCGACACCGTTAAACGTGGTATCGACGTATTCTTGGTTTACGATTTGCCAGGCTTCATCTAGGGTTGCCTTATAACTATCGTGAAACGATGCCTGTACCGCAGAGGCATAACCAAGTTCAAGAAATGCTGTCCCAGCAGCAATTACCCCGCTAAACGTAGCGCTTCTAAGCAACCGACTAGAGAATCTACCGTATTTTGTCATCTTCTTACAGCCCTGAAAGGTTGACGTGTAGGCTGATGCACCACCCTGAACGTATAAATACCTGGGTATATTGTGCTCATTGGCGAAATATTTCCACTAGGATATCCAGATGCTCACTACCCTCTAAGAAGGCGTGTGCCAGTTTTAGGCAACATCTGGAACTGTCCGAGGTGAAGCGCATTTCGTCTATTGTGCCACTGTTTTTATTTTAAAAACCGCTGTAAACGATTTGTAAAATTCCGGGCTGGTGGGGCTGTCCGATTACCCATCCGTACATTGACTGGAGATCAGACACCGAACGAGTGGGGATGGCTTGACTTGCAAGCACGTTTACCTGTTTGAGCATTTCTGCAAGCTCAGGGTGTTGTCCAATCGTTTGGAACGCAGGATATGGACAATCTGTCCAAAAGGTTTGCAGAATCTTAGCATCTGCCGTGTCTGTTGAGGCTTTCTCCAACAGGGTCAACAGCATAGATAAACGGTACTTTTTGCGCGATCGCAACGGAATCTCCGCGATGGTATCTAGGTGCTGATGCGCTAGGCAGTAGGTTCGCAGCTCCCGAAATAGCGGCTGTACTAATTCTCGCTCTAGGGTGTCCGTAAGCCGTTTGATTAAGTCTGCGCCGTTTGCCTCTAAATTATCGGGTTCAAGCATGATTTTTGCGGCGGCGGCGAGATCCGTTTGGCTGCGGGGATGGAGGGCAGTCCATACAGTTTCCCCTAGGTGCTGGTGCAGAGCCTCGCGAATTTGCTTAGGGGTCAGGGGTGTAGCGTCCGGTGCAGCGAGAGGGGCGATCGCCTCTGCCTGGACGTGAGGCTGAAGGGCTTCTACCTGTTCGTTGAGTTGAAGCACCTGCCGTTCGCACTCGGCCAACTGCTGTTCTGTTTTGATCAGGCGTTCTCGCTTATCCGCCAATTCCAGGGCGGCGATCGCGGCTCGAATGAGATTGAAATAGTGGGGTTGAAGGACATCAACCACCGTGGCCGTGTCCCGTGAGGTTCCTAACAATCCCTGGCGCTGACTAGGCTGCACTGCCAGCACACATCCCTCTGGATTCCGAATTCTAAGTTCGCGCGAGGTTTCCTCAGAGGCGGTTCCGGTCTGGGTCGAGACACTGCATTCGTAGAGCCGACGATTGTAGTAAAACTCTACCTTTCCCGGCAGCATTTCATGGATAGCGGTATCGACGTCGGTACTCCGTTGGTTCTCGATTGGCAGGAGTTCCAATGGCTGGATGGCAGGACGCACACCGACGATTTCCAACTGCACCGACTGTTCGCCATTCCAGTCGTTAAGGCGCAAACGGTAGGCCACATCTAGCCGCTGGGGTAAAGGACAGTAGCTTCCCCAGCGCCAGGCGATCGCCCCAATACCTTGGGTGATTTGGGGATTAGCCGCAATAAAGCTTGCCCCCTCGTCTGGAGCAAGGAGCAGTTTCAAATGAGCCTGATCGCGTCCGATGGTGCGCTGTTCCAGAACCCGCACGTTGGGTGTCCAAAAGACTGGATCGGGGTTCTCAATGCCGCAGGGATGGAGGCGATCGATTTGATGATAGAGGTCTAGGTCAACATCAAATAGATCGGCTTGTGTATCAATAGTGACAAGGGGTTTGAGGTGTTCCGGTAAAAGCTGTTGGTGGGCAAAGATGCTGAGGCGTTTTTGAAATTCGGGGAGGTAATCGGCGGGAAGTGAAAATCCGCCTGCCGCCCGATGGCCGCCGTATTTGCCCAACAGCTCGTCGCAAAATTGCAGCGCTTCAAACACGTTGAATTCGGGAATGCCCCGTGCTGAGCCGCGAATGTGGTGCTGTTCCTCGTCTTCGTAGGTGCCAATGAACACCGGAACCCCGTAGCGCTCGACGAGACGCGAGGCCACAATGCCAATTACGCCATGATGCCAGTCGGGTTGCACAATCACCAACACCCGATCCTGCTGCAGGGGGATAGCATTGGTTTCAATAAAGGCGATCGCCTCCTGTTCAATCAGTTCGCATAGGCGCTGTCGTTTCTGGTTGATCTGTTCGCACACCATCGCCAGTTCTAGGGCACGCCCTTCATCATCGGTGGTCAGCAGCTCGATCACAAGTTGGGGATTGGCCAAGCGACCGATCGCATTGATGCGAGGGCCAAGTCGGAAGCCGATCGCTTCGGGTTTGAGAGTTTTATCATCGCCCGTAACGCCACTGACCTGCATCAGCGCTTGAATGCCGATCAGTTTCGACTGGGGCAATAGGCGCAAGCCTCGCTTCACCCAGCGTCGGTTCACCCCGGTCAACGGTGCTAGATCGGCAATGGTGCCTAGGGTGAATAGTTCGAGGAGCGGGGACGTTAACTCTTGGAGACGGTTGAAGCGTTGTGCCAAGCATACCGCCAGAATATAGGCGACCCCGACCCCCGCGACTCCAAAGAAAGGCGATTCTGGATTGATGAGCTTGGGATTCAGAATCGCATCGGCAGGCGGAAGCTGGTCGGGGATGTCGTGGTGGTCGGTAATGATCACCGAAAGTCCCAGTTCTTTGGCGCGAACGATTGGGTCGTAGGCGGCGATGCCGTTATCGACGGTCAGGATTAGGCGAATACCTTCCTGATGAAACTCTTCAACAATGCGGCGATTGATGCCGTAACCTTCGGTTAAACGGCTGGGGATGGCGTAATCGACATCGGCTCCCAAGGCGCGGAGCGATCGCAGTAACAAAACCGTACTGGTCATCCCGTCGGCATCGTAGTCACCACAAATGGCAATGCGATCGCCTTTCCCGATCGCGGTTTGCAGAGTCTCTAATGCCGCGTCTAAATCGGGGAATTCATCCAGGGGCGACGGTAGAGAAATGGATTCGGGGTCTAGAAATGCCTGGGCGTCTTGAGGGGTGGCAAATCCTCGGTTGATTAAGACCTGGGCGAGGAGTGGCGATAATCCGGTGGCTTCGGCAAGGGCGATCGCGCGCTCAGGGTCAGCCTCGGCAATGTGCCAGCGTTGATCGGGGAGTCGAGGGGGTTTCCGCTCGGTTAGCGGCCTGAGTTGGGCAGGCGACGCTGGCGTGAAACGATTTTCCTGTTTTGAGTTGAGGGTGTCGGAGTGGGTCACAGGTAATTCCCGATTATCGATCTAGGACGTGAGCATGAGGAGAACTCTACCTAGAGAATACCCTGTTTTCAAGTCTTTAGTACACAAGTTCTAGAGAGTGTCCAATTCGGTTAAGTTAGTATCAGTTTTGAGTTTTGAGTTGACGATGCGTTGTACCGTCAGCAATTTCAGTCTTGGATCCATAGCTGGAATTTAAGAAATTGGTATAGCAATCAATACCTATAGTGCTAGCCAGCTATGAATGGCGGCGTAAAAATGGCAGTGTAAGTTTGACCTACACTGCCACTCAGGATATGAGAGCTTCGCTTACACAGGGGCGATCGCCGGACAACTCACATTCATGCCACCCAGACCACAGTAGCCGTTGGGATTCTTGGCGAGGTACTGCTGGTGATAATCTTCAGCGTAGTAAAACGCCGGAGCATCGAGAATTTCGGTGGTGATCGCTTGCTTGTGACCTGCCGCCGCCAAGGCATCCTGATACATTTTCAAAGATGCTTCGGCCAGTTGCTTTTGACTGTCGGAGTAGGTGTAGATTCCAGAGCGATACTGGGTGCCAACGTCGTTGCCCTGACGCATGCCTTGGGTAGGGTTATGGCTTTCCCAAAAGACTTTCAGCAAATCGGCGTAGGAAATAACAGACGGATCGTAGACGACCCGCACCACTTCGTTATGTCCGGTTAATCCAGAACATACTTCCTGATAGGTCGGATTAAGGGTTAGCCCTCCAGCGTAGCCAACAGCGGTTACAAATACGCCTTTTTGCTGCCAGAAGCGACGCTCTGCCCCCCAAAAGCAACCCAGACCGAACATCGCCGTTTCCATACCATCGGGATAGGGAGGCTTCAACGGATTGCCGTTGACATAGTGCTTTTCAGGAACGGGCATTTCAGCCGAGCGTCCAGGGAGCGCCTCGGCGGGGGTAGGCATGGCTGTTTTTTTGCCAAATCCAAATAAAACCATAGGTTGAAGAATGGGTAGGGTATGACTATGCTGCTTCTTTTATTTTAGAGGGTGTTCTAAATCGAGGAGGGGGCGATCGCCCTCAACCCATCTTTTTCAGGCCGTAGTTCCAGGTTGTAATACTCCCGATACCAGGCGATGAACTGAGGAATACCTTCTTCAATCGAGGTTTGGGGACGATAGCCCACATCACGCACTAAATCGTCAATATCAGCGTAGGTTTCTAGCACATCACCTGGCTGCAACGGTAATAGATTCTTCCGCGCTGGAATTCCCAATTCTGTTTCCAAAACTTCGATGAAGCGCAGCAATTCTACCGATTGATTATTGCCAATGTTGTAAATTCGGTACGGTGCGTTGCTGCTGCCCGGATCAGGTTGGTATCCTGACCAGTCTTCATTAGGAACGGGGACATGATCCAGCACGCGCACCACTCCGTCGGCAATGTCATCCACATAGGTGAAATCGCGCCGCATTTTGCCATAGTTATATACGTCAATGGATTTTCCGTCCAGAATCGCTTTCGTGAACTTGAATAGCGCCATGTCGGGGCGTCCCCAGGGGCCATACACCGTGAAGAACCGCAGGCCAGTGGTGGGAATGCGGTAGAGATGGCTGTAGGTATGCGCCATGAGTTCGTTTGCTTTCTTCGTTGCTGCATACAGGCTCACCGGATGATCCACATTGTGGTGAATGGAGAAGGGCATGGTGCGGTTTGCGCCATACACCGAACTGGAGGAGGCATAGACGAGGTGTTCTACGTTGCCATGCCGACAGCCTTCCAGTACATTCACAAATCCTGTGAGATTGCTGTCTACGTAGGCATGGGGATTTTCGAGGGAATAGCGTACACCGGGCTGAGCGGCGAGGTGGATGATGCGATTGGGCGCATAGTCGGAAAATAGGGCTTCAGCGGCAGGGCGATCGCTCAGGTCTAGCTTCTGGAAGGTGAAGTTGGGATAGGGTTCAAGCTGGGCAAGGCGATCGCGCTTTAGTTGGACATCGTAGTAATCGCTGAGGTTATCCACACCGACGACTGTTACCCCTGCCTCCAAAAGCCGCAATGCCACATGAAACCCGATAAATCCTGCTGCTCCAGTGACTAGAACCGTCGTCATACCCTACCTCCTCGCCATACTGCCGCACATTTAAGTTAATCATTATGACATCGCAGTGCGGAGCAAGGGGCAACGAAATAGCCACTCCTGCGATCGCACCCCATCTTCAGAAGCAGATTGTCCCTATTGCATACCCTTTAGGAAACTGACGACGTTTGCCCCAATTGCCTCTAGCGCATACCCCCCTTCCATCACAATCAGGGTTGGCAGACCCAGGCTGGAAATGCGATCGCCCATTTTGGCGTAGTCCGGCGTGGTCAGCTTAAAGTCACAAATGGGATCATGCTCAAAGGTATCCACGCCGAGGGAAATAACGAGAGCATCGGGTTGGTAAGCGTTAATCTGCTGTAGGGCATCGTTCAACGCGTCTTGATACACCGTCCAATCCGTTCCCGGTAGGAGGGGATAGTTGCGGGTGTACCCTTCGCCATTGCCTGCTCCCTGCTCATCGTCGTAGCCCAGAAAGTAGGGATAGGCGAGGCGAGGATGGGCGTGGATCGACACGAACAGCACATCGGCGCGATCGTAAAAGATGGCTTGCGTACCGTTGCCGTGGTGATAGTCCACATCTAGGATGGCGACCCGCTCGGCTCCGGCATCTCGAAAGGCTTGGGCGGCGATCGCCCCATTGTTCAAAAAGCAATATCCGCCCAGAAAGTCCCGTGCAGCATGGTGTCCGGGCGGACGGCAGAGCGAAAACACGACCGATTCCCCGTTCGATACAAAGCTTTGTCCTGTGAGAGCAACTTGGGCAGAAGCATAGGCTGCCTGCCAGGTTCCGGCGATAATGGGCGTTCCAGCATCGAAGGAGTAGTAGCTCAGCTTGCCGTCGATGTCGTCGGGAATGCGATCGCTCCGCATGGTGCGAATCGCCCAATTCAACGGCAGTGCATCGATTTCGCCATGTTTCGCGACCCATTCGCCCCAGGCCGATTGCAGAAATTCCACAAAACCGGGATCGTGAACGCGCAGAATCGGCTCCAGTCCAAAATCTTGGGGAGGAGCAATTGACTCAAAGCTGTTCTCCCGGAGCGCTGATAAAATCCCTTCGACCCGTCGCGGATTCTCCACCGGAGGTTGAAACCTACCGTCGATCAACTCGGTAAACGCATCCTGGAAGCGATGATCGGGACTGTAGATGATTTTCACGATGTCCCTATCCTTTTTGATTGGCAGATTTAAAGCGGCCAGCAACGAAATCTCTCTTTTTCAAGTGTTTGGTCGAGCGTCCCGACACCCGCTTGCGCCACATCTTGAAGCTAGAGGGCTGCATCTCTCGCCGCATGAGGGCAATCACCTCTTTTTCGGACAGCCCATACTGAACGGCGATCGCCTCAAAGGGCGTTCGATCTTCCCAGGCCATCTCAATCACGCGATTAATCGTTTCAGAATCGAGTGTGCGATCGCTCATCCCTGTCCTCTCATTACCTCAATGCTTCATTGAATACGAAATCTCCCTGCCGCAGGTGATGGGCAAAGGCCACCACATAGGCTTCCTGTCCTGTCGTTTCCACACTCCCCGGACGGGCGTGGCGCACATAGGCAAAGGCTTCATCGGGAGAATGTCCCATGGCCGTCAAGCAGGATGCCGCTACTAAACCGCTCCGACCCAATCCCCCTTTGCAATGCACCACAACCGTTTGCTGCTGCTGGAGCCAGGTCAGAATATCCTGAACTAGTTCAAACAGTCCTTGCATTGAGGTTGGGGTATGGAAATCGGGAATGGGTAACCAGCGAGTTCGCATTCCGTAGGCTTCGGCATCGGTCAGCAAGGTGGGAATGGAGAGTTGTGCCATTTCATCCTTCTCTAGCAACGTTACCAAGCGATCGACCTGATATGCATCGCGCAAATGGCGTAAATCGGTGTGCAAATCGCGTTTCCAGATGGCCTGCATTCCGTAATTTTGTTTGCCTGGAGCAATGGTCATGCCCAGCCGACTGGAGGGTGGAAGCAGGTCGGCGGGGAGGAAGTCAACTCGAATGGCGTCGGTTTCGGAGGTAATAAGCGGACGGGACGGGGCGTAGGAGAAGGGCGCTGAGTGGTCATGTCACCAATGGTTTTAATATTCCCTTGAGCGTAAACCAAGGAAAACCGAATTGGCTACTGCGTAGGCTACCCGATGGCGAAAACTTCCAATGGCAACTTCTAAAGTCTATGAAGCCATGCTGTGAATTGTTGCCAAATGTGCTGAATTCGCTGCCAGAGGGAACGGGAGGGATTGGGCGATCGCCCTTCCGTAGGTTCAGGAATGTAGGCATTGGTCAGCCCCAACACTTCATAGAGACAGTACTCTCCCTGCTTGCCCTTTAGTTCTAGCCGCGTTTGACGACCTACCTGGACGCGATCGCACACGTGGCTGTACATCGCATCTGAAATCAGCAAATGGCTTCCTAACACTTTATTGGCTGATTCAATCCGCGCGGCGAAGTTGACCGCATCCCCAATCGCCGTAATCCGTTGATCCTCAGCCACACCGACGTTGCCGACCACCACCGAGCCATAGTGCAGGCCAATGCCAATCTCCAAGCGGCGATGGTACAGCATCTTGATATGTTCATTGAGCTTCTCCATCGCTTCTAGCATCTCGACGGCGGCGACGATGGCATGGTCAGCCACGTGGCGATCGCCCTCATGGATGCCAAACAACGCCATGAAGCCATCTCCCATGTAGTTGTTGATCATGCCACCATGGGCTTGTACCACCCGCCCCAATGCCTGAAAGTAGCGGTTGAGCAAATACATCACGTCGTAGGGCAAGAGTTGTTCCGCTAAGGGCGTAAAGTCGCGGATGTCAACGAAGAGAATGGCAAGATGCCTTTCCTCCGCAGGCATGATGGGTTCTCGGTGCTTCATCTGCTGGGTTGCGGCCTCGGCATCATCCGGCT
Proteins encoded:
- the recJ gene encoding single-stranded-DNA-specific exonuclease RecJ; this encodes MTHSDTLNSKQENRFTPASPAQLRPLTERKPPRLPDQRWHIAEADPERAIALAEATGLSPLLAQVLINRGFATPQDAQAFLDPESISLPSPLDEFPDLDAALETLQTAIGKGDRIAICGDYDADGMTSTVLLLRSLRALGADVDYAIPSRLTEGYGINRRIVEEFHQEGIRLILTVDNGIAAYDPIVRAKELGLSVIITDHHDIPDQLPPADAILNPKLINPESPFFGVAGVGVAYILAVCLAQRFNRLQELTSPLLELFTLGTIADLAPLTGVNRRWVKRGLRLLPQSKLIGIQALMQVSGVTGDDKTLKPEAIGFRLGPRINAIGRLANPQLVIELLTTDDEGRALELAMVCEQINQKRQRLCELIEQEAIAFIETNAIPLQQDRVLVIVQPDWHHGVIGIVASRLVERYGVPVFIGTYEDEEQHHIRGSARGIPEFNVFEALQFCDELLGKYGGHRAAGGFSLPADYLPEFQKRLSIFAHQQLLPEHLKPLVTIDTQADLFDVDLDLYHQIDRLHPCGIENPDPVFWTPNVRVLEQRTIGRDQAHLKLLLAPDEGASFIAANPQITQGIGAIAWRWGSYCPLPQRLDVAYRLRLNDWNGEQSVQLEIVGVRPAIQPLELLPIENQRSTDVDTAIHEMLPGKVEFYYNRRLYECSVSTQTGTASEETSRELRIRNPEGCVLAVQPSQRQGLLGTSRDTATVVDVLQPHYFNLIRAAIAALELADKRERLIKTEQQLAECERQVLQLNEQVEALQPHVQAEAIAPLAAPDATPLTPKQIREALHQHLGETVWTALHPRSQTDLAAAAKIMLEPDNLEANGADLIKRLTDTLERELVQPLFRELRTYCLAHQHLDTIAEIPLRSRKKYRLSMLLTLLEKASTDTADAKILQTFWTDCPYPAFQTIGQHPELAEMLKQVNVLASQAIPTRSVSDLQSMYGWVIGQPHQPGILQIVYSGF
- a CDS encoding PDZ domain-containing protein, whose protein sequence is MTKYGRFSSRLLRSATFSGVIAAGTAFLELGYASAVQASFHDSYKATLDEAWQIVNQEYVDTTFNGVDWQTVRLDLLSQDYASKEDAYEALRAALAELDDPYTRFMAPSDYQALLNQTSGELSGVGIKLQVDPQTQVLSVVEPIPNSPASAANLQAGDRILQIDGQSTEGMTVQDASDRIRGELGTSVDLQIGRGEDIFEVTLVRQRIELPSVSYRVQSDDGYQIGYIQLREFSSHAADQMRQAIQDLSNQNVDGFVLDLRGNPGGLLQASIDISRMWIDSGSIVRTVDRDNASEEVKATHTALTQKPLVVLVDNRSASSSEILTGALMDNDRAVVVGTQTYGKALVQSVHSLTDGAGIAVTVAHYYTPNGTDISHLGITPDIPISLTATDRQRLSTNPDLLATLADPQYVQAIEALEPAILAERNAPPTQVGRTTISDQLTELPQ
- a CDS encoding histone deacetylase family protein, yielding MKIIYSPDHRFQDAFTELIDGRFQPPVENPRRVEGILSALRENSFESIAPPQDFGLEPILRVHDPGFVEFLQSAWGEWVAKHGEIDALPLNWAIRTMRSDRIPDDIDGKLSYYSFDAGTPIIAGTWQAAYASAQVALTGQSFVSNGESVVFSLCRPPGHHAARDFLGGYCFLNNGAIAAQAFRDAGAERVAILDVDYHHGNGTQAIFYDRADVLFVSIHAHPRLAYPYFLGYDDEQGAGNGEGYTRNYPLLPGTDWTVYQDALNDALQQINAYQPDALVISLGVDTFEHDPICDFKLTTPDYAKMGDRISSLGLPTLIVMEGGYALEAIGANVVSFLKGMQ
- a CDS encoding NAD-dependent epimerase gives rise to the protein MTTVLVTGAAGFIGFHVALRLLEAGVTVVGVDNLSDYYDVQLKRDRLAQLEPYPNFTFQKLDLSDRPAAEALFSDYAPNRIIHLAAQPGVRYSLENPHAYVDSNLTGFVNVLEGCRHGNVEHLVYASSSSVYGANRTMPFSIHHNVDHPVSLYAATKKANELMAHTYSHLYRIPTTGLRFFTVYGPWGRPDMALFKFTKAILDGKSIDVYNYGKMRRDFTYVDDIADGVVRVLDHVPVPNEDWSGYQPDPGSSNAPYRIYNIGNNQSVELLRFIEVLETELGIPARKNLLPLQPGDVLETYADIDDLVRDVGYRPQTSIEEGIPQFIAWYREYYNLELRPEKDGLRAIAPSSI
- a CDS encoding adenylate/guanylate cyclase domain-containing protein gives rise to the protein MPKISYFPDDISIEVEEGEILLNASKLAGIPHMHLCGGAARCSTCRVLVLDGLANCSEPSRAEQVVRQQLCFQRSMRLACQMRVLGDVTVRRLVVEPDDAEAATQQMKHREPIMPAEERHLAILFVDIRDFTPLAEQLLPYDVMYLLNRYFQALGRVVQAHGGMINNYMGDGFMALFGIHEGDRHVADHAIVAAVEMLEAMEKLNEHIKMLYHRRLEIGIGLHYGSVVVGNVGVAEDQRITAIGDAVNFAARIESANKVLGSHLLISDAMYSHVCDRVQVGRQTRLELKGKQGEYCLYEVLGLTNAYIPEPTEGRSPNPSRSLWQRIQHIWQQFTAWLHRL
- the msrA gene encoding peptide-methionine (S)-S-oxide reductase MsrA, whose amino-acid sequence is MVLFGFGKKTAMPTPAEALPGRSAEMPVPEKHYVNGNPLKPPYPDGMETAMFGLGCFWGAERRFWQQKGVFVTAVGYAGGLTLNPTYQEVCSGLTGHNEVVRVVYDPSVISYADLLKVFWESHNPTQGMRQGNDVGTQYRSGIYTYSDSQKQLAEASLKMYQDALAAAGHKQAITTEILDAPAFYYAEDYHQQYLAKNPNGYCGLGGMNVSCPAIAPV
- a CDS encoding rhodanese-like domain-containing protein, whose translation is MIDMQNTIGNAKDKVLNVVSKTPVPIPPEFHEQASVHELKSRLDWGEPALTILDVRSLQAFRQKRILGSVSVPLEALRQRTRLNLEASRDLYVYGETDA
- a CDS encoding cyclin-dependent kinase inhibitor 3 family protein, with the translated sequence MTSETDAIRVDFLPADLLPPSSRLGMTIAPGKQNYGMQAIWKRDLHTDLRHLRDAYQVDRLVTLLEKDEMAQLSIPTLLTDAEAYGMRTRWLPIPDFHTPTSMQGLFELVQDILTWLQQQQTVVVHCKGGLGRSGLVAASCLTAMGHSPDEAFAYVRHARPGSVETTGQEAYVVAFAHHLRQGDFVFNEALR
- a CDS encoding TIGR03643 family protein, which codes for MSDRTLDSETINRVIEMAWEDRTPFEAIAVQYGLSEKEVIALMRREMQPSSFKMWRKRVSGRSTKHLKKRDFVAGRFKSANQKG